From Dreissena polymorpha isolate Duluth1 chromosome 15, UMN_Dpol_1.0, whole genome shotgun sequence, a single genomic window includes:
- the LOC127860601 gene encoding fibropellin-1-like isoform X19, with the protein MRMISIKIIPFLLFLRAVHGGFWGSICMPNPCKNGAWCRNDVWGKICICTPGWQGINCDQDINECLEQTCKNGASCSNSPGAYSCTCKPGWQGQNCDQGDVKVSMQGATLSTNGLIWADWVPNLAIDGRTGQPDECGCCSAMKRPTWLQLSLPQTYFVKWVILYGRTDQVRHQLRNIVMLGGYDEHHMVEQQATSFSDTIRTYEISPPQAMQAIRVIGNGIDYMTICEIEVYRQKDCVNGKYGPNCENRCNCREGPCYTINGTCGSGCQDGWRGAACNETCDNGLYGRDCLTKCGYCLNNAYCNKTSGVCPVGCAAGYTGSLCKDDINKCSALPCKNGAICTNLVNAYLCECTPGWQGMNCDQDINECLTAPCKNGATCSNLQNAYSCTCKPGWQGMNCDQDINECLTAPCKNGAWCSNLQNAYSCTCVPGWQGQNCDQDINECSPLPCKNGAWCSNLQNAYSCTCTPGWQGKNCDQDINECSPLPCKNGAWCSNLQNAYSCTCTPGWQGMNCDQDINECLTAPCKNGAWCSNLQNAYSCTCTPGWQGKNCDQDINECAPLPCKNGATCSNLQNAYSCTCTPGWQGQNCDQDINECLTAPCKNGATCSNLQNAYSCTCKPGWQGKNCDQDINECSPLPCKNGAWCSNLQNAYSCTCTPGWQGMNCDQDINECLTAPCKNGAMCSNLQNAYSCTCVPGWQGKNCDQDINECSPLPCKNGATCSNLQNAYLCTCKPGWQGKNCDQDIDECAPAPCENGATCTNLQDAYSCMCAPGWQGKHCDQDVNECASAPCKNGATCRDLTNEYTCDCVTGWTGYNCQEDIDECALETCKNEATCANFPGFFECTCTPGWHGTRCDVDIDECATNNQPCKNGATCSNLHNAYSCTCPSGWFGKNCNQSINCVANGTISMQKPNFAASVFAYNSKGKCVAGFSDYDQNVALIAGCEKNLYVYVTFSNFVFDGVDLLGGENVETHVVNCKEIPEEGVVRNTLVYYNSSLVIHDKAEYPYVDIRSAIYTNSMETVKAVTMGIGQPVVLTIYTTMNYFLKPEACWAYGGQAVNESAPKSKLIEQGCSLDTNLCLNFGWQSPKNGTKVNMVLKGFKFYGSEFITIVCSMRMCLMDHPDNCVISCSNRKPRAENAMSELQTERLMSVTTSIKVVDKYQEWNALAGVSKKEARYMWNFLTCLGLLLIE; encoded by the exons ATCATCCCTTTCCTGTTGTTTTTGAGAGCAGTACATGGAGGATTTTGGGGCA GTATATGCATGCCAAATCCATGTAAAAACGGTGCATGGTGTAGGAATGATGTTTGGGGgaaaatatgtatatgtacacCGGGCTGGCAGGGAATAAATTGTGATCAGG ATATCAACGAGTGCTTGGAACAAACTTGTAAGAATGGCGCCAGTTGCAGTAATTCTCCTGGTGCGTATTCGTGCACGTGTAAACCAGGCTGGCAGGGACAAAACTGTGATCAGG GTGATGTCAAAGTTTCAATGCAAGGAGCTACACTTTCGACAAACGGATTAATATGGGCTGATTGGGTTCCCAACCTAGCCATCGATGGAAGAACTGGTCAACCTGACGAATGTGGATGTTGTTCCGCCATGAAAAGGCCGACCTGGCTTCAATTAAGTCTACcacaaacatattttgtgaaGTGGGTTATACTTTATGGGCGTACAGACCAAG TTAGACATCAGCTAAGGAATATTGTAATGCTTGGTGGTTATGACGAGCATCACATGGTCGAACAACAGGCCACTAGTTTTTCTGATACCATACGAACCTATGAGATAAGTCCGCCACAGGCTATGCAAGCAATACGCGTGATTGGCAATGGAATAGACTATATGACAATATGCGAAATAGAAGTTTACCGACAAAAAG ATTGCGTGAATGGAAAATATGGCCCTAATTGTGAAAACAGATGTAATTGTCGGGAAGGACCTTGTTACACGATAAATGGTACCTGTGGGTCAGGATGTCAGGATGGCTGGAGAGGAGCCGCATGCAACGAaa CCTGCGACAACGGATTGTACGGCCGAGACTGTCTGACGAAATGTGGTTATTGTCTGAACAACGCTTACTGTAATAAGACATCCGGTGTATGTCCAGTTGGATGTGCTGCAGGATATACTGGTTCTCTCTGCAAAGACG ATATCAACAAATGCTCGGCACTCCCTTGTAAGAATGGCGCCATTTGCACCAATCTTGTGAACGCGTATTTATGCGAGTGTACACCAGGCTGGCAAGGGATGAACTGTGATCAGG ATATCAATGAATGCCTAACTGCTCCGTGTAAAAATGGAGCCACGTGCAGCAATCTCCAGAACGCGTATTCATGCACGTGTAAACCAGGCTGGCAGGGAATGAACTGTGATCAGG ATATCAATGAATGCCTAACTGCTCCGTGTAAAAATGGAGCCTGGTGCAGCAATCTTCAGAACGCGTATTCATGCACGTGTGTGCCAGGCTGGCAGGGACAGAACTGTGATCAGG atatcaacgaatgctCGCCACTCCCTTGTAAGAATGGAGCCTGGTGCAGCAATCTTCAGAACGCGTATTCATGCACGTGTACACCAGGCTGGCAGGGGAAGAACTGTGATCAGG atatcaacgaatgctCGCCACTCCCTTGTAAGAATGGAGCCTGGTGCAGCAATCTTCAGAACGCGTATTCATGCACGTGTACTCCAGGCTGGCAGGGAATGAACTGTGATCAGG ATATCAATGAATGTCTAACTGCTCCGTGTAAAAATGGAGCCTGGTGCAGCAATCTTCAGAACGCGTATTCATGCACGTGTACTCCAGGCTGGCAGGGAAAGAACTGTGATCAGG atatcaacgaatgcgcGCCACTCCCTTGTAAGAATGGCGCCACTTGCAGCAATCTTCAGAACGCGTATTCGTGCACGTGTACACCAGGTTGGCAAGGACAGAACTGTGATCAAG ATATCAATGAATGTCTAACTGCTCCGTGTAAAAATGGAGCCACGTGCAGCAATCTTCAGAACGCGTATTCATGCACATGTAAACCAGGCTGGCAGGGAAAGAACTGTGATCAGG atatcaacgaatgctCGCCACTCCCCTGTAAGAATGGAGCCTGGTGCAGCAATCTTCAGAACGCGTATTCATGCACGTGTACACCAGGCTGGCAGGGAATGAACTGTGATCAGG ATATCAATGAATGTCTAACTGCTCCGTGTAAAAATGGAGCCATGTGCAGCAATCTTCAGAACGCGTATTCATGCACATGTGTGCCAGGCTGGCAGGGAAAGAACTGTGATCAGG atatcaacgaatgctCGCCACTCCCCTGTAAGAATGGTGCCACTTGCAGCAATCTTCAGAACGCGTATTTATGCACGTGTAAACCAGGCTGGCAGGGGAAGAACTGTGATCAGG ATATCGATGAATGCGCACCAGCTCCTTGTGAAAACGGCGCCACGTGCACAAATCTGCAGGACGCGTACTCGTGCATGTGCGCACCTGGCTGGCAAGGAAAACATTGTGATCAGG ACGTGAACGAGTGCGCATCGGCCCCATGCAAAAATGGCGCCACGTGCAGGGATCTTACGAACGAGTACACATGTGACTGTGTGACAGGATGGACCGGATATAACTGCCAGGAAG ATATCGACGAGTGTGCATTGGAAACCTGCAAGAATGAGGCCACGTGCGCAAATTTTCCCGGATTTTTTGAATGCACTTGCACACCGGGTTGGCATGGGACACGATGTGATGTCG ATATCGATGAGTGTGCGACAAACAATCAACCATGTAAAAACGGCGCCACATGCAGCAATCTTCATAATGCATACTCATGTACCTGCCCCTCCGGTTGGTTTGGAAAGAACTGTAATCAAA GTATAAACTGTGTCGCAAACGGCACAATAAGCATGCAGAAACCCAACTTTGCGGCAAGTGTGTTCGCCTACAACAGCAAGGGCAAGTGTGTCGCTGGGTTTTCCGACTACGACCAGAATGTCGCATTGATCGCCGGATGTGAAAAG AATCTCTACGTGTATGTGACGTTCTCCAATTTCGTGTTCGACGGCGTTGATTTGCTTGGTGGTGAAAACGTCGAAACCCACGTGGTCAACTGCAAGGAGATACCAGAAGAAGGTGTCGTCAGGAATACACTAGTCTATTACAACTCCTC GTTGGTCATACATGACAAGGCCGAGTATCCGTACGTGGACATTCGGTCGGCCATATACACGAACTCAATGGAGACTGTGAAAGCGGTCACCATGGGCATCGGACAGCCCGTCGTTCTCACCATTTACACAACCA TGAATTACTTCTTGAAGCCCGAGGCGTGCTGGGCTTATGGTGGCCAAGCGGTCAATGAATCTGCACCCAAAAGTAAACTCATAGAGCAAGG ATGTTCCCTGGACACAAATCTGTGCCTCAACTTCGGTTGGCAGTCGCCTAAGAACGGCACCAAAGTTAACATGGTGCTAAAGGGTTTCAAGTTCTACGGATCCGAGTTCATCACTATTGTGTGTTCTATGCGAATGTGCCTGATGGATCATCCAGACAACTGTGTGATT TCTTGCAGTAACAGAAAACCTCGTGCTGAAAACGCAATGTCTGAACTCCAAACAGAACGACTGATGTCTGTTACGACGAGTATCAAAGTGGTTGACAAGTATCAGGAGTGGAATGCGCTAGCTGGGGTCAGCAAAAAAG AGGCAAGATATATGTGGAATTTTCTTACGTGCCTCGGCTTACTGCTCATCGAATGA
- the LOC127860601 gene encoding fibropellin-1-like isoform X10 — protein sequence MRMISIKIIPFLLFLRAVHGGFWGSICMPNPCKNGAWCRNDVWGKICICTPGWQGINCDQDINECLEQTCKNGASCSNSPGAYSCTCKPGWQGQNCDQGDVKVSMQGATLSTNGLIWADWVPNLAIDGRTGQPDECGCCSAMKRPTWLQLSLPQTYFVKWVILYGRTDQVRHQLRNIVMLGGYDEHHMVEQQATSFSDTIRTYEISPPQAMQAIRVIGNGIDYMTICEIEVYRQKDCVNGKYGPNCENRCNCREGPCYTINGTCGSGCQDGWRGAACNETCDNGLYGRDCLTKCGYCLNNAYCNKTSGVCPVGCAAGYTGSLCKDDINKCSALPCKNGAICTNLVNAYLCECTPGWQGMNCDQDINECLTAPCKNGATCSNLQNAYSCTCKPGWQGMNCDQDINECLTAPCKNGAWCSNLQNAYSCTCVPGWQGQNCDQDINECSPLPCKNGAWCSNLQNAYSCTCTPGWQGKNCDQDINECSPLPCKNGAWCSNLQNAYSCTCTPGWQGMNCDQDINECLTAPCKNGAWCSNLQNAYSCTCTPGWQGKNCDQDINECAPLPCKNGATCSNLQNAYSCTCTPGWQGQNCDQDINECLTAPCKNGAWCSNLPNAYSCTCTPGWQGKNCDQDINECSPLPCKNGAWCSNLQNAYSCTCTPGWQGMNCDQDINECLTAPCKNGAMCSNLQNAYSCTCVPGWQGKNCDQDINECSPLPCKNGATCSNLQNAYLCTCKPGWQGKNCDQDIDECAPAPCENGATCTNLQDAYSCMCAPGWQGKHCDQDVNECASAPCKNGATCRDLTNEYTCDCVTGWTGYNCQEDIDECALETCKNEATCANFPGFFECTCTPGWHGTRCDVDIDECATNNQPCKNGATCSNLHNAYSCTCPSGWFGKNCNQSINCVANGTISMQKPNFAASVFAYNSKGKCVAGFSDYDQNVALIAGCEKNLYVYVTFSNFVFDGVDLLGGENVETHVVNCKEIPEEGVVRNTLVYYNSSLVIHDKAEYPYVDIRSAIYTNSMETVKAVTMGIGQPVVLTIYTTMNYFLKPEACWAYGGQAVNESAPKSKLIEQGCSLDTNLCLNFGWQSPKNGTKVNMVLKGFKFYGSEFITIVCSMRMCLMDHPDNCVISCSNRKPRAENAMSELQTERLMSVTTSIKVVDKYQEWNALAGVSKKEARYMWNFLTCLGLLLIE from the exons ATCATCCCTTTCCTGTTGTTTTTGAGAGCAGTACATGGAGGATTTTGGGGCA GTATATGCATGCCAAATCCATGTAAAAACGGTGCATGGTGTAGGAATGATGTTTGGGGgaaaatatgtatatgtacacCGGGCTGGCAGGGAATAAATTGTGATCAGG ATATCAACGAGTGCTTGGAACAAACTTGTAAGAATGGCGCCAGTTGCAGTAATTCTCCTGGTGCGTATTCGTGCACGTGTAAACCAGGCTGGCAGGGACAAAACTGTGATCAGG GTGATGTCAAAGTTTCAATGCAAGGAGCTACACTTTCGACAAACGGATTAATATGGGCTGATTGGGTTCCCAACCTAGCCATCGATGGAAGAACTGGTCAACCTGACGAATGTGGATGTTGTTCCGCCATGAAAAGGCCGACCTGGCTTCAATTAAGTCTACcacaaacatattttgtgaaGTGGGTTATACTTTATGGGCGTACAGACCAAG TTAGACATCAGCTAAGGAATATTGTAATGCTTGGTGGTTATGACGAGCATCACATGGTCGAACAACAGGCCACTAGTTTTTCTGATACCATACGAACCTATGAGATAAGTCCGCCACAGGCTATGCAAGCAATACGCGTGATTGGCAATGGAATAGACTATATGACAATATGCGAAATAGAAGTTTACCGACAAAAAG ATTGCGTGAATGGAAAATATGGCCCTAATTGTGAAAACAGATGTAATTGTCGGGAAGGACCTTGTTACACGATAAATGGTACCTGTGGGTCAGGATGTCAGGATGGCTGGAGAGGAGCCGCATGCAACGAaa CCTGCGACAACGGATTGTACGGCCGAGACTGTCTGACGAAATGTGGTTATTGTCTGAACAACGCTTACTGTAATAAGACATCCGGTGTATGTCCAGTTGGATGTGCTGCAGGATATACTGGTTCTCTCTGCAAAGACG ATATCAACAAATGCTCGGCACTCCCTTGTAAGAATGGCGCCATTTGCACCAATCTTGTGAACGCGTATTTATGCGAGTGTACACCAGGCTGGCAAGGGATGAACTGTGATCAGG ATATCAATGAATGCCTAACTGCTCCGTGTAAAAATGGAGCCACGTGCAGCAATCTCCAGAACGCGTATTCATGCACGTGTAAACCAGGCTGGCAGGGAATGAACTGTGATCAGG ATATCAATGAATGCCTAACTGCTCCGTGTAAAAATGGAGCCTGGTGCAGCAATCTTCAGAACGCGTATTCATGCACGTGTGTGCCAGGCTGGCAGGGACAGAACTGTGATCAGG atatcaacgaatgctCGCCACTCCCTTGTAAGAATGGAGCCTGGTGCAGCAATCTTCAGAACGCGTATTCATGCACGTGTACACCAGGCTGGCAGGGGAAGAACTGTGATCAGG atatcaacgaatgctCGCCACTCCCTTGTAAGAATGGAGCCTGGTGCAGCAATCTTCAGAACGCGTATTCATGCACGTGTACTCCAGGCTGGCAGGGAATGAACTGTGATCAGG ATATCAATGAATGTCTAACTGCTCCGTGTAAAAATGGAGCCTGGTGCAGCAATCTTCAGAACGCGTATTCATGCACGTGTACTCCAGGCTGGCAGGGAAAGAACTGTGATCAGG atatcaacgaatgcgcGCCACTCCCTTGTAAGAATGGCGCCACTTGCAGCAATCTTCAGAACGCGTATTCGTGCACGTGTACACCAGGTTGGCAAGGACAGAACTGTGATCAAG ATATCAATGAATGCCTAACTGCTCCGTGTAAAAATGGAGCCTGGTGCAGCAATCTTCCGAACGCGTATTCATGCACGTGTACTCCAGGCTGGCAGGGAAAGAACTGTGATCAGG atatcaacgaatgctCGCCACTCCCCTGTAAGAATGGAGCCTGGTGCAGCAATCTTCAGAACGCGTATTCATGCACGTGTACACCAGGCTGGCAGGGAATGAACTGTGATCAGG ATATCAATGAATGTCTAACTGCTCCGTGTAAAAATGGAGCCATGTGCAGCAATCTTCAGAACGCGTATTCATGCACATGTGTGCCAGGCTGGCAGGGAAAGAACTGTGATCAGG atatcaacgaatgctCGCCACTCCCCTGTAAGAATGGTGCCACTTGCAGCAATCTTCAGAACGCGTATTTATGCACGTGTAAACCAGGCTGGCAGGGGAAGAACTGTGATCAGG ATATCGATGAATGCGCACCAGCTCCTTGTGAAAACGGCGCCACGTGCACAAATCTGCAGGACGCGTACTCGTGCATGTGCGCACCTGGCTGGCAAGGAAAACATTGTGATCAGG ACGTGAACGAGTGCGCATCGGCCCCATGCAAAAATGGCGCCACGTGCAGGGATCTTACGAACGAGTACACATGTGACTGTGTGACAGGATGGACCGGATATAACTGCCAGGAAG ATATCGACGAGTGTGCATTGGAAACCTGCAAGAATGAGGCCACGTGCGCAAATTTTCCCGGATTTTTTGAATGCACTTGCACACCGGGTTGGCATGGGACACGATGTGATGTCG ATATCGATGAGTGTGCGACAAACAATCAACCATGTAAAAACGGCGCCACATGCAGCAATCTTCATAATGCATACTCATGTACCTGCCCCTCCGGTTGGTTTGGAAAGAACTGTAATCAAA GTATAAACTGTGTCGCAAACGGCACAATAAGCATGCAGAAACCCAACTTTGCGGCAAGTGTGTTCGCCTACAACAGCAAGGGCAAGTGTGTCGCTGGGTTTTCCGACTACGACCAGAATGTCGCATTGATCGCCGGATGTGAAAAG AATCTCTACGTGTATGTGACGTTCTCCAATTTCGTGTTCGACGGCGTTGATTTGCTTGGTGGTGAAAACGTCGAAACCCACGTGGTCAACTGCAAGGAGATACCAGAAGAAGGTGTCGTCAGGAATACACTAGTCTATTACAACTCCTC GTTGGTCATACATGACAAGGCCGAGTATCCGTACGTGGACATTCGGTCGGCCATATACACGAACTCAATGGAGACTGTGAAAGCGGTCACCATGGGCATCGGACAGCCCGTCGTTCTCACCATTTACACAACCA TGAATTACTTCTTGAAGCCCGAGGCGTGCTGGGCTTATGGTGGCCAAGCGGTCAATGAATCTGCACCCAAAAGTAAACTCATAGAGCAAGG ATGTTCCCTGGACACAAATCTGTGCCTCAACTTCGGTTGGCAGTCGCCTAAGAACGGCACCAAAGTTAACATGGTGCTAAAGGGTTTCAAGTTCTACGGATCCGAGTTCATCACTATTGTGTGTTCTATGCGAATGTGCCTGATGGATCATCCAGACAACTGTGTGATT TCTTGCAGTAACAGAAAACCTCGTGCTGAAAACGCAATGTCTGAACTCCAAACAGAACGACTGATGTCTGTTACGACGAGTATCAAAGTGGTTGACAAGTATCAGGAGTGGAATGCGCTAGCTGGGGTCAGCAAAAAAG AGGCAAGATATATGTGGAATTTTCTTACGTGCCTCGGCTTACTGCTCATCGAATGA
- the LOC127860601 gene encoding neurogenic locus notch homolog protein 1-like isoform X41 — translation MRMISIKIIPFLLFLRAVHGGFWGSICMPNPCKNGAWCRNDVWGKICICTPGWQGINCDQDINECLEQTCKNGASCSNSPGAYSCTCKPGWQGQNCDQGDVKVSMQGATLSTNGLIWADWVPNLAIDGRTGQPDECGCCSAMKRPTWLQLSLPQTYFVKWVILYGRTDQVRHQLRNIVMLGGYDEHHMVEQQATSFSDTIRTYEISPPQAMQAIRVIGNGIDYMTICEIEVYRQKDCVNGKYGPNCENRCNCREGPCYTINGTCGSGCQDGWRGAACNETCDNGLYGRDCLTKCGYCLNNAYCNKTSGVCPVGCAAGYTGSLCKDDINKCSALPCKNGAICTNLVNAYLCECTPGWQGMNCDQDINECLTAPCKNGATCSNLQNAYSCTCKPGWQGMNCDQDINECLTAPCKNGAWCSNLQNAYSCTCVPGWQGQNCDQDINECSPLPCKNGAWCSNLQNAYSCTCTPGWQGKNCDQDINECSPLPCKNGAWCSNLQNAYSCTCTPGWQGMNCDQDINECLTAPCKNGAWCSNLPNAYSCTCTPGWQGKNCDQDINECSPLPCKNGAWCSNLQNAYSCTCTPGWQGMNCDQDINECLTAPCKNGAMCSNLQNAYSCTCVPGWQGKNCDQDINECSPLPCKNGATCSNLQNAYLCTCKPGWQGKNCDQDIDECAPAPCENGATCTNLQDAYSCMCAPGWQGKHCDQDVNECASAPCKNGATCRDLTNEYTCDCVTGWTGYNCQEDIDECALETCKNEATCANFPGFFECTCTPGWHGTRCDVDIDECATNNQPCKNGATCSNLHNAYSCTCPSGWFGKNCNQSINCVANGTISMQKPNFAASVFAYNSKGKCVAGFSDYDQNVALIAGCEKNLYVYVTFSNFVFDGVDLLGGENVETHVVNCKEIPEEGVVRNTLVYYNSSLVIHDKAEYPYVDIRSAIYTNSMETVKAVTMGIGQPVVLTIYTTMNYFLKPEACWAYGGQAVNESAPKSKLIEQGCSLDTNLCLNFGWQSPKNGTKVNMVLKGFKFYGSEFITIVCSMRMCLMDHPDNCVISCSNRKPRAENAMSELQTERLMSVTTSIKVVDKYQEWNALAGVSKKEARYMWNFLTCLGLLLIE, via the exons ATCATCCCTTTCCTGTTGTTTTTGAGAGCAGTACATGGAGGATTTTGGGGCA GTATATGCATGCCAAATCCATGTAAAAACGGTGCATGGTGTAGGAATGATGTTTGGGGgaaaatatgtatatgtacacCGGGCTGGCAGGGAATAAATTGTGATCAGG ATATCAACGAGTGCTTGGAACAAACTTGTAAGAATGGCGCCAGTTGCAGTAATTCTCCTGGTGCGTATTCGTGCACGTGTAAACCAGGCTGGCAGGGACAAAACTGTGATCAGG GTGATGTCAAAGTTTCAATGCAAGGAGCTACACTTTCGACAAACGGATTAATATGGGCTGATTGGGTTCCCAACCTAGCCATCGATGGAAGAACTGGTCAACCTGACGAATGTGGATGTTGTTCCGCCATGAAAAGGCCGACCTGGCTTCAATTAAGTCTACcacaaacatattttgtgaaGTGGGTTATACTTTATGGGCGTACAGACCAAG TTAGACATCAGCTAAGGAATATTGTAATGCTTGGTGGTTATGACGAGCATCACATGGTCGAACAACAGGCCACTAGTTTTTCTGATACCATACGAACCTATGAGATAAGTCCGCCACAGGCTATGCAAGCAATACGCGTGATTGGCAATGGAATAGACTATATGACAATATGCGAAATAGAAGTTTACCGACAAAAAG ATTGCGTGAATGGAAAATATGGCCCTAATTGTGAAAACAGATGTAATTGTCGGGAAGGACCTTGTTACACGATAAATGGTACCTGTGGGTCAGGATGTCAGGATGGCTGGAGAGGAGCCGCATGCAACGAaa CCTGCGACAACGGATTGTACGGCCGAGACTGTCTGACGAAATGTGGTTATTGTCTGAACAACGCTTACTGTAATAAGACATCCGGTGTATGTCCAGTTGGATGTGCTGCAGGATATACTGGTTCTCTCTGCAAAGACG ATATCAACAAATGCTCGGCACTCCCTTGTAAGAATGGCGCCATTTGCACCAATCTTGTGAACGCGTATTTATGCGAGTGTACACCAGGCTGGCAAGGGATGAACTGTGATCAGG ATATCAATGAATGCCTAACTGCTCCGTGTAAAAATGGAGCCACGTGCAGCAATCTCCAGAACGCGTATTCATGCACGTGTAAACCAGGCTGGCAGGGAATGAACTGTGATCAGG ATATCAATGAATGCCTAACTGCTCCGTGTAAAAATGGAGCCTGGTGCAGCAATCTTCAGAACGCGTATTCATGCACGTGTGTGCCAGGCTGGCAGGGACAGAACTGTGATCAGG atatcaacgaatgctCGCCACTCCCTTGTAAGAATGGAGCCTGGTGCAGCAATCTTCAGAACGCGTATTCATGCACGTGTACACCAGGCTGGCAGGGGAAGAACTGTGATCAGG atatcaacgaatgctCGCCACTCCCTTGTAAGAATGGAGCCTGGTGCAGCAATCTTCAGAACGCGTATTCATGCACGTGTACTCCAGGCTGGCAGGGAATGAACTGTGATCAGG ATATCAATGAATGCCTAACTGCTCCGTGTAAAAATGGAGCCTGGTGCAGCAATCTTCCGAACGCGTATTCATGCACGTGTACTCCAGGCTGGCAGGGAAAGAACTGTGATCAGG atatcaacgaatgctCGCCACTCCCCTGTAAGAATGGAGCCTGGTGCAGCAATCTTCAGAACGCGTATTCATGCACGTGTACACCAGGCTGGCAGGGAATGAACTGTGATCAGG ATATCAATGAATGTCTAACTGCTCCGTGTAAAAATGGAGCCATGTGCAGCAATCTTCAGAACGCGTATTCATGCACATGTGTGCCAGGCTGGCAGGGAAAGAACTGTGATCAGG atatcaacgaatgctCGCCACTCCCCTGTAAGAATGGTGCCACTTGCAGCAATCTTCAGAACGCGTATTTATGCACGTGTAAACCAGGCTGGCAGGGGAAGAACTGTGATCAGG ATATCGATGAATGCGCACCAGCTCCTTGTGAAAACGGCGCCACGTGCACAAATCTGCAGGACGCGTACTCGTGCATGTGCGCACCTGGCTGGCAAGGAAAACATTGTGATCAGG ACGTGAACGAGTGCGCATCGGCCCCATGCAAAAATGGCGCCACGTGCAGGGATCTTACGAACGAGTACACATGTGACTGTGTGACAGGATGGACCGGATATAACTGCCAGGAAG ATATCGACGAGTGTGCATTGGAAACCTGCAAGAATGAGGCCACGTGCGCAAATTTTCCCGGATTTTTTGAATGCACTTGCACACCGGGTTGGCATGGGACACGATGTGATGTCG ATATCGATGAGTGTGCGACAAACAATCAACCATGTAAAAACGGCGCCACATGCAGCAATCTTCATAATGCATACTCATGTACCTGCCCCTCCGGTTGGTTTGGAAAGAACTGTAATCAAA GTATAAACTGTGTCGCAAACGGCACAATAAGCATGCAGAAACCCAACTTTGCGGCAAGTGTGTTCGCCTACAACAGCAAGGGCAAGTGTGTCGCTGGGTTTTCCGACTACGACCAGAATGTCGCATTGATCGCCGGATGTGAAAAG AATCTCTACGTGTATGTGACGTTCTCCAATTTCGTGTTCGACGGCGTTGATTTGCTTGGTGGTGAAAACGTCGAAACCCACGTGGTCAACTGCAAGGAGATACCAGAAGAAGGTGTCGTCAGGAATACACTAGTCTATTACAACTCCTC GTTGGTCATACATGACAAGGCCGAGTATCCGTACGTGGACATTCGGTCGGCCATATACACGAACTCAATGGAGACTGTGAAAGCGGTCACCATGGGCATCGGACAGCCCGTCGTTCTCACCATTTACACAACCA TGAATTACTTCTTGAAGCCCGAGGCGTGCTGGGCTTATGGTGGCCAAGCGGTCAATGAATCTGCACCCAAAAGTAAACTCATAGAGCAAGG ATGTTCCCTGGACACAAATCTGTGCCTCAACTTCGGTTGGCAGTCGCCTAAGAACGGCACCAAAGTTAACATGGTGCTAAAGGGTTTCAAGTTCTACGGATCCGAGTTCATCACTATTGTGTGTTCTATGCGAATGTGCCTGATGGATCATCCAGACAACTGTGTGATT TCTTGCAGTAACAGAAAACCTCGTGCTGAAAACGCAATGTCTGAACTCCAAACAGAACGACTGATGTCTGTTACGACGAGTATCAAAGTGGTTGACAAGTATCAGGAGTGGAATGCGCTAGCTGGGGTCAGCAAAAAAG AGGCAAGATATATGTGGAATTTTCTTACGTGCCTCGGCTTACTGCTCATCGAATGA